One genomic window of Actinomycetota bacterium includes the following:
- a CDS encoding ABC transporter ATP-binding protein, translating into MSISEQIPEVPPKVDSQTVHRMTRVYGAILGLAWDIARRRAAALLASMILMGMAGAASGWLTKLLVDALAAGDADEAWKWGFVFLGQFAATVLLGHLLQFLQMDMGDRISQEVDRRLMAISTSAPGLDHLERPEFADKIKLVRNHHYVPFSALTNLNSVAYLIFGLSSALFLLATIHPLLIVMPLVAAPSAVIQFRSYRKHFRRWDDIAPEDRLSQHYLELATEPKAAKEVRLFTLGSHLIDRYRQITGTYIRTLFRDRLKRSGVGVVTGAAYGLTLGGAIGFIGWLALNRRATIGDVALGVQVSRMVIGHVEMAANLIAWLAELSFVGERYLWLLDYEPDVQLRGPEHTQPVPRSITSGIVLDGVSFTYPDTEKEVLHAVSLFIPAGATVALVGENGAGKSSLVKLLSRFYDPTGGSIRIDGIDLRDLDLDEWRSRVGAAFQDFVRFQLVAREAVGVGDLESIDDLDRVTTSARQSGADRTIDRLPSGYDTQLGRDFKDGTDLSEGEWQRVALARGSMLQNPVLLMLDEPTASLDARSEHEVFERFAELAQSAPGGVRPVTVLVSHRFSTVRMADLIVVLHEGRLEELGTHEELMQRGRRYAELFRLQASRYD; encoded by the coding sequence ATGAGCATCTCGGAGCAGATCCCCGAGGTTCCGCCGAAGGTCGACTCCCAGACCGTCCACCGCATGACGCGCGTCTACGGCGCGATCTTGGGACTGGCCTGGGATATAGCCCGCAGGCGCGCAGCCGCACTGCTTGCGTCGATGATCCTCATGGGCATGGCCGGGGCCGCCAGCGGGTGGCTGACCAAGCTTCTGGTGGACGCCCTCGCCGCGGGCGACGCCGACGAGGCCTGGAAGTGGGGGTTTGTCTTCCTGGGCCAGTTCGCCGCGACCGTGCTGCTGGGCCACCTCCTGCAGTTCCTCCAGATGGACATGGGGGACCGCATCAGCCAGGAGGTCGACAGACGCCTGATGGCCATATCCACGTCTGCGCCCGGTCTGGATCACCTGGAGCGGCCGGAGTTTGCGGACAAGATCAAGCTGGTCCGCAACCACCACTACGTGCCGTTCAGCGCGCTGACGAACCTCAACAGCGTCGCTTACCTCATCTTCGGACTGTCATCGGCGCTGTTTTTGCTGGCGACGATCCACCCGTTGCTCATCGTCATGCCGCTGGTGGCGGCCCCCAGCGCGGTGATCCAGTTCCGTTCCTACCGCAAGCACTTCAGACGGTGGGACGACATCGCCCCCGAGGACCGCCTCTCACAGCACTACCTGGAGCTTGCCACCGAGCCGAAGGCAGCGAAGGAGGTACGGCTTTTCACTCTCGGCTCCCACCTCATAGACCGGTACAGGCAGATCACCGGGACCTACATCCGCACGCTTTTCCGTGACCGGCTGAAGCGATCGGGGGTCGGAGTGGTGACGGGGGCCGCCTACGGGCTCACGCTCGGCGGCGCGATCGGGTTCATCGGGTGGCTGGCCCTCAACCGCAGGGCAACAATCGGCGACGTCGCGCTGGGTGTTCAGGTGTCGCGCATGGTGATCGGACACGTGGAGATGGCCGCGAACCTGATCGCCTGGCTCGCGGAGCTGTCGTTCGTGGGGGAGCGTTACCTGTGGCTCCTGGACTACGAGCCGGACGTCCAGCTCCGCGGACCCGAGCACACTCAGCCCGTGCCCAGGTCCATCACCAGCGGCATTGTCCTGGACGGCGTGTCGTTCACCTACCCGGACACCGAAAAGGAGGTTCTCCACGCCGTCTCGCTGTTCATCCCCGCGGGCGCGACCGTGGCCCTGGTGGGTGAAAACGGAGCCGGTAAGTCCAGCCTCGTGAAGCTGCTCAGCCGCTTTTACGACCCCACCGGGGGATCGATCCGCATAGACGGGATCGACCTGCGTGACCTTGACCTGGACGAGTGGCGGTCCCGGGTGGGCGCCGCGTTCCAGGACTTCGTCCGCTTCCAGCTCGTCGCACGGGAAGCCGTGGGAGTGGGCGACCTGGAGTCGATCGACGACCTTGACCGGGTGACGACGTCCGCCCGACAGTCCGGCGCCGACAGGACCATCGACCGTCTTCCGTCCGGGTACGACACGCAGCTGGGGCGTGACTTCAAGGACGGGACCGATCTGTCCGAGGGGGAATGGCAGCGCGTTGCCTTGGCCCGCGGATCCATGCTGCAGAATCCCGTGCTGCTGATGCTCGACGAGCCGACGGCAAGTCTCGACGCCCGGTCGGAACACGAGGTCTTCGAGAGGTTCGCCGAGCTCGCCCAGTCGGCCCCCGGGGGAGTCCGGCCGGTGACGGTGCTGGTGTCCCACCGCTTCTCCACGGTCCGGATGGCGGATCTCATCGTGGTGCTGCACGAAGGGCGCCTCGAGGAGCTGGGTACCCACGAGGAGCTGATGCAGCGCGGACGCCGGTACGCCGAGCTGTTTCGGCTGCAGGCGTCCCGGTACGACTGA